Proteins from a single region of Colias croceus chromosome Z, ilColCroc2.1:
- the LOC123705388 gene encoding glycine cleavage system H protein-like, producing MALSCVVRAVARAHRTSLVSCCRRAHTLQHKGRLYTKKHEWVSVDGGIGTVGISDYAQEALGEVVFAQLPEVGKEIRAGEECGALESVKAAGEVYSPVSGLVTEKNDAVESSPALINKDCYSEGWLFRVKLSTPEELQQLMDQTSYDSYLKDLH from the exons ATGGCACTAAGCTGTGTAGTAAGGGCCGTCGCACGCGCACACCGCACCTCTCTTGTCTCCTGCTGTCGTAGAGCACACACACTGCAACATAAAG GGCGGTTATACACCAAGAAACATGAGTGGGTGTCAGTGGACGGTGGTATTGGAACAGTTGGCATTTCAGACTATGCTCAA GAAGCCCTAGGCGAGGTGGTGTTCGCGCAGCTCCCAGAAGTGGGCAAGGAGATCAGAGCTGGTGAGGAGTGTGGAGCCCTCGAGAGCGTGAAGGCGGCTGGGGAAGTGTACTCGCCTGTGTCTGGATTA GTAACAGAAAAGAACGACGCCGTGGAGTCGAGCCCGGCACTTATCAACAAAGACTGCTACAGCGAGGGCTGGCTGTTCCGGGTGAAGCTGTCCACGCCGGAGGAGCTGCAGCAGCTCATGGACCAGACCTCCTACGACTCCTACCTCAAGGACCTGCACTGA
- the LOC123705387 gene encoding ATP synthase subunit gamma, mitochondrial-like, with translation MVQLKQVSLRLKSIKNIQKITKTMKMVSASKFTKAERELKAARPFGYGPRKFYESSQLVKGPVDKMPDDKAVEPDVKHEEVKTEDSKAKRIYVAMTSDRGLCGGVHSGVSRRIRREMAARKADGATHKLVCVGEKSRGMLRRTFSENMLINIRDIGRISPVFADASVMAAAIADSGYMYEFGEIFYNKYFTPVKYELTVIPFFNKFKIESAPNMNAFDDVDADQLECYAEWTLAALLYYALKEGAASEQSARMAAMDNATKNAEEMMRKLTLLFNRTRQAVITRELIEIISGAAALK, from the exons atggTTCAGTTAAAACAAGTATCCCTGCGATTAAAATCTATCAAGAACATTCAGAAAATTAccaaaaccatgaaaatggtGTCAGCCAGCAA ATTTACCAAAGCTGAACGGGAGTTAAAAGCGGCGAGGCCCTTCGGCTACGGCCCTCGAAAGTTCTACGAGTCCAGCCAACTGGTCAAAGGGCCCGTCGATAAGATGCCAGATGACAAGGCTGTGGAGCCAGATGTGAAGCATGAAGAAGTTAAAACAGAAGACTCTAAGGCGAAGAGGATCTACGTTGCAATGACGTCTGATCGAG GGCTCTGCGGCGGCGTGCACAGCGGCGTGTCCCGGCGCATTCGCAGGGAGATGGCGGCGCGCAAGGCGGACGGCGCCACGCACAAGCTGGTCTGTGTGGGGGAGAAGTCGCGCGGGATGCTGCGCAGGACCTTCTCGGAGAATATGCTCATTAATATTAGAGAT ATAGGCCGCATATCACCAGTGTTCGCTGACGCTTCTGTGATGGCCGCGGCGATAGCAGACTCGGGCTATATGTACGAATTCGGTGAAATATTCTACAACAAATACTTCACACCCGTCAAGTATGAACTGACGGTTATTCCCTtctttaataagtttaaaatcGAG AGTGCGCCAAACATGAACGCGTTCGACGACGTCGATGCTGACCAACTAGAGTGTTACGCAGAATGGACGCTAGCCGCGCTCCTGTACTACGCGCTGAAGGAGGGCGCGGCCTCCGAGCAGTCCGCCCGCATGGCCGCTATGGACAACGCCACCAAGAACGCAGAAGAGATGATGCGCAAGCTGACGCTACTGTTCAATAGGACGAGGCAAGCTGTGATTACGAGAGAACTGATCGAGATCATCTCGGGAGCGGCTGCTCTTAAATAA
- the LOC123705275 gene encoding protein henna produces the protein MNIQQETLSSSPPDKPKLIHGGNYIAEGRDSSKSTWLLFAPGTRDEAGSLARFLSVFSRHGVNLSHIESRSSARRPGYEFMVECLHGSGDFGAALEELKKDTGYLNIISRNYKDNRAAVPWFPRRIRDLDRFANQILSYGSELDSDHPGFTDAVYRARRKYFADIAYNYKYGQPLPRVDYTKDEIATWGVVFRKLTELYPTHACKEHNHVFPLLIENCGYREDNIPQLEDVSNFLKDCTGFTLRPVAGLLSSRDFLAGLAFRVFHSTQYIRHHSRPLYTPEPDVCHELLGHAPLFADPAFAQFSQEIGLASLGAPDDYIEKLATCFWFTVEYGICRQDGQLKAYGAGLLSSFGELEYCLSDKPELKEFDPEITGDQKYPITEYQPIYFVANSFESAKDKMIKFAQTIPRDFSVRYNPYTQSIDILDSQKQMRDLLRQVHQEMNLLLNTMEKL, from the exons ATGAACATTCAACAGGAGACGCTGTCATCCTCCCCACCTGATAAG CCAAAGCTAATTCATGGGGGTAACTACATAGCCGAGGGTCGGGACTCCAGCAAGTCTACGTGGCTGCTATTCGCCCCGGGGACAAGGGACGAAGCTGGTTCTTTAGCCAGGTTTTTGAGCGTCTTCTCCAGGCATGGAGTCAACCTCAGCCACATCGAATCTCGATCTTCCGCCAGACGGCCAGGCTATGAATTCATGGTGGAGTGTTTGCACGGTTCTGGAGATTTTGGAGCCGCTCTTGAGGAACTGAAGAAAGATACTggctatttaaatattatttccagaAATTATAAAGACAATAGAG CTGCGGTACCATGGTTCCCCCGTCGTATTCGTGATCTGGACAGGTTCGCAAACCAGATCCTCTCATACGGTTCGGAGCTCGACTCCGATCACCCAGGCTTCACGGACGCAGTGTACCGCGCCAGGAGGAAATACTTCGCAGACATCGCTTACAACTATAAGTACGGACAACCCCTACCACGGGTTGATTACACAAAAGATGAGATAGCCACTTGGGGAGTCGTGTTCAGGAAGCTGACAGAGCTGTACCCCACTCACGCTTGCAAAGAACATAATCACGTCTTCCCACTCCTCATTGAGAACTGTGGATACAGAGAGGACAATATTCCTCAACTTGAAGATGTTTCTAATTTCTTGAAAG ACTGCACAGGCTTCACGCTCCGGCCGGTGGCCGGTCTGCTCTCCTCCCGCGACTTCCTCGCTGGGCTGGCGTTCCGTGTGTTCCACAGCACTCAGTACATCCGCCATCACTCCCGCCCCCTCTACACCCCGGAGCCAGACGTCTGCCACGAGCTGCTGGGCCACGCGCCGCTGTTCGCTGACCCTGCGTTCGCGCAGTTCTCGCAGGAAATCGGCCTCGCTTCTTTGGGAGCGCCTGATGATTATATCGAGAAACTTGCCACG TGTTTCTGGTTCACGGTGGAGTATGGTATCTGTCGGCAAGACGGCCAGTTGAAAGCCTACGGAGCTGGCCTACTGTCTTCGTTTGGAGAACTCGAGTATTGTTTATCTGACAAGCCAGAATTGAAGGAGTTCGATCCTGAAATAACTGGTGATCAGAAGTATCCCATCACCGAGTACCAACCCATCTACTTCGTGGCGAACAGCTTCGAAAGTGCTAAGGACAAGATGAT CAAATTTGCCCAAACGATACCCCGTGACTTCAGCGTGCGCTACAACCCGTACACGCAGAGTATTGACATCCTCGACTCGCAGAAGCAGATGAGGGACCTGCTCCGACAGGTGCACCAGGAAATGAACCTGCTCCTCAACACTATGGAAAAACTATAG